The following proteins come from a genomic window of Hypanus sabinus isolate sHypSab1 chromosome 9, sHypSab1.hap1, whole genome shotgun sequence:
- the ttpal gene encoding alpha-tocopherol transfer protein-like, whose protein sequence is MEADSNKLAKAEENASYNGDATSLPTDLQLQASAKPQAYVCTLSPQLIAKAQEELQEKPEWRLRDAQALRDMILKEAPSLNTRLDDAFLLRFLRARKFDYDRALKLLLNYHANQRTWPEVFANLRPSAIKHVLDSGFLTVLPYPDPLGRRILVIRPGRWKISDYPITENIRAIYITLEKLVQAEENQVNGIVILADYSGVTLSQAAQLGPFMAKKVIGILQDGFPMRIKTVNIINEPIIFKGIFAIIKPFLKEKMTERFVLHGSDLSSLHKDIPPNILPQEYGGTMGKLNTTAWTESLLAFEEEFVAEFGQIHSPTDNSHAQFADGPNEQSGQQCDDSFRGVRSQLYYCY, encoded by the exons ATGGAGGCGGACTCTAATAAGTTAGCAAAAGCAGAAGAGAATGCCTCCTACAACGGGGATGCCACTTCATTGCCAACAGACCTTCAATTACAAGCCTCCGCCAAACCACAAGCATATGTGTGCACATTGAGTCCACAGTTGATTGCCAAGGCACAAGAAGAGCTTCAGGAGAAACCGGAATGGAGACTTCGTGATGCACAAGCCCTGAGAGATATGATTTTGAAGGAAGCTCCAAGCCTAAATACCCGTTTGGATGATGCCTTCTTACTACGGTTTCTCAGAGCACGCAAGTTTGATTATGACAGGGCATTGAAGCTTCTATTGAATTACCATGCAAACCAAAGGACATGGCCTGAAGTGTTTGCCAACTTGAGGCCATCTGCAATAAAGCATGtgttggattctggatttcttacTGTTCTGCCTTATCCTGATCCACTTGGACGGCGTATTTTGGTAATTCGACCAG GAAGGTGGAAAATTTCTGATTATCCCATCACAGAAAACATTCGTGCCATTTATATAACGTTAGAGAAGCTTGTTCAGGCAGAAGAGAATCAAGTGAATGGAATTGTCATTCTTGCTGACTACAGTGGAGTTACATTGTCTCAGGCTGCACAACTTGGTCCATTCATGGCCAAAAAGGTCATTGGCATTCTTCAG GATGGATTTCCAATGAGAATAAAAACTGTCAATATCATCAATGAGCCCATTATCTTTAAGGGTATTTTTGCCATCATAAAACCTTTTCTGAAGGAGAAAATGACTGAAAGG TTTGTTCTTCATGGTTCAGACCTGAGCTCTCTTCACAAGGATATTCCACCGAACATCCTTCCTCAAGAGTATGGAGGTACAATGGGAAAACTCAACACAACTGCCTGGACTGAGTCATTGCTGGCATTTGAGGAAGAATTTGTTGCAGAATTTGGTCAGATACATTCACCAACGGATAATTCACATGCTCAGTTTGCAGATGGGCCAAATGAGCAGTCAGGTCAACAGTGTGATGATTCCTTTAGAGGAGTGAGGTCACAGTTGTATTACTGTTATTAA